One genomic region from Candidatus Binataceae bacterium encodes:
- a CDS encoding anti-sigma factor, with translation MNCTEAKPLLHAYLDGELGLESALEIERHLEQCADCARERAALASLSVALGDPALRFGAPEALRRRVGAPVAGEAAGGATAPGGGGGLSQALPDGRLRVRLSRCSPS, from the coding sequence GTGAACTGTACCGAGGCCAAGCCCCTGCTCCATGCCTATCTCGACGGCGAACTGGGGCTCGAGTCGGCGCTCGAAATCGAGCGCCATCTCGAGCAATGCGCGGATTGCGCGCGCGAGCGCGCCGCGCTCGCTTCGCTGAGCGTGGCGCTCGGCGACCCGGCGTTGCGCTTCGGCGCGCCGGAGGCGCTGCGCCGGCGCGTCGGCGCCCCGGTTGCGGGCGAGGCCGCGGGGGGCGCAACCGCGCCCGGCGGCGGCGGTGGCTTATCGCAGGCATTGCCGGATGGGCGGTTGCGGGTGCGGCTCTCGCGATGCTCGCCCTCGTGA
- a CDS encoding cupredoxin domain-containing protein — MTLTRKLAVLGILSLTTGLPTRGTAAPANAAETPQMVKITASKYHFTPDRIVLFEGQPATLQLTSADRVHGFMVREFGIDTDIEPGKTTNITITPGKTGSYATICDHYCGLGHGGMKMTIVVEEAAAKSSQRTTLASASSATSKYETGGAGSVNPQTKNRDGACNPCNQ, encoded by the coding sequence ATGACGCTGACTAGAAAACTTGCTGTGCTGGGCATCCTGAGCCTCACAACCGGACTGCCTACTCGGGGGACGGCGGCCCCCGCGAACGCTGCCGAGACGCCGCAGATGGTCAAGATCACGGCGAGCAAATACCATTTCACGCCCGATCGAATCGTACTTTTCGAGGGCCAGCCGGCCACCCTGCAGTTGACGAGCGCCGACCGCGTCCACGGCTTCATGGTCCGCGAGTTCGGCATCGACACCGACATCGAGCCGGGCAAGACGACCAACATCACGATAACGCCGGGGAAGACAGGCTCCTACGCCACGATCTGCGATCACTACTGCGGATTGGGCCACGGCGGGATGAAGATGACGATCGTGGTCGAGGAAGCGGCGGCAAAATCGTCGCAGCGGACTACGCTCGCGAGCGCATCCTCGGCAACCTCGAAATACGAAACGGGGGGCGCCGGGTCCGTCAATCCGCAGACAAAAAATCGGGATGGCGCGTGCAACCCGTGTAACCAATGA
- a CDS encoding DUF721 domain-containing protein, protein MAVRRRRAPEPIASTLGSIIDRLDSEGHFAIVRLVQAWPEVVGETIARRTEVVELKFHTAVVRVSGAMWIQELNLLKREILARLAPRVGDDAVRDLRFIQGRLSRRPTRPRLRTVARAPRRAVELPELKDPELRSAFESLIEAWGRAPR, encoded by the coding sequence ATGGCTGTACGACGGCGCAGGGCTCCCGAGCCGATCGCTAGCACCCTCGGCTCGATTATCGACCGGCTCGATTCCGAGGGCCACTTCGCGATCGTGCGCCTGGTCCAGGCGTGGCCCGAAGTCGTCGGAGAAACGATCGCCCGGCGCACCGAGGTTGTCGAGCTTAAATTCCATACCGCCGTGGTCAGGGTTTCCGGTGCGATGTGGATACAGGAGTTGAACCTCCTCAAAAGGGAAATTCTGGCGCGGCTCGCGCCCCGCGTCGGCGATGACGCCGTGCGCGACCTGCGCTTCATACAGGGGCGGCTAAGCCGCCGGCCCACGCGCCCGCGTCTGCGCACCGTAGCGCGCGCGCCGCGGCGCGCGGTCGAGTTGCCCGAGCTCAAGGACCCGGAACTGCGCAGCGCCTTCGAGAGTTTGATCGAGGCCTGGGGACGCGCGCCGCGCTAG
- a CDS encoding 2-hydroxychromene-2-carboxylate isomerase translates to MARKLEFFYDCSSPWTYLAFSQIEKVARRHGAELVWRPILVGGVFNAVNPSVYEGREHPVKPKVRYYDKDMQDWARLYGLRIGHPTVFPVNSVKAMRGAFVAIEHDKVAPYSRAVFEAYWGEDRDISRDEVLREVVRAVGLDQDEFFKKIAAPEYKDKLRVNTEELIARGGFGSPTMFVDGEMFFGNDRLVLVEDRLSH, encoded by the coding sequence ATGGCCCGGAAACTTGAATTTTTCTACGATTGCTCCAGCCCCTGGACCTACCTGGCCTTCAGCCAGATCGAAAAAGTCGCGCGCCGCCATGGCGCCGAACTTGTATGGCGCCCGATCCTGGTCGGAGGCGTCTTCAACGCCGTCAATCCGTCGGTGTACGAGGGCCGCGAGCATCCGGTCAAACCCAAGGTCCGCTACTACGACAAGGACATGCAGGACTGGGCGAGGCTCTACGGCCTCAGGATCGGCCATCCCACGGTCTTCCCGGTAAACTCGGTCAAGGCGATGCGCGGGGCGTTCGTCGCGATCGAGCACGATAAGGTCGCGCCATACTCGCGCGCGGTGTTCGAGGCTTACTGGGGAGAGGACCGCGATATCAGCCGCGACGAGGTCTTGCGCGAAGTTGTCCGCGCGGTTGGTCTCGACCAGGACGAGTTCTTCAAAAAGATCGCCGCCCCGGAATACAAGGACAAACTGCGCGTCAACACCGAAGAGCTGATCGCGCGCGGCGGTTTCGGCTCGCCGACGATGTTCGTCGACGGCGAGATGTTCTTCGGCAACGACCGCTTGGTGCTGGTCGAGGATCGGCTGTCGCATTAG
- the thpR gene encoding RNA 2',3'-cyclic phosphodiesterase, with amino-acid sequence MPTSNIAGFDSLPERVRAFIALRLDGAVDDAIAELIGRLRAPRHDESASAEPRDRARDDGIRWVRRENFHLTLFFLGPAVAPERLAAVADALGAIAETTAPFEIAAQGVGVFPNPSRPQVIWVGLDGDGLVALAARVAAAVKRCGFSPERRAFAPHLTIGRIRSPRSARLLRRSLGEAANLSFGVSRVERMILYRSETGPEGSTYYELDAFALGQREDGR; translated from the coding sequence ATGCCTACCTCAAACATCGCCGGCTTCGATTCGTTGCCCGAGCGCGTGCGCGCCTTTATCGCGCTTAGGCTCGACGGCGCGGTTGACGACGCGATCGCTGAACTGATCGGCCGCCTGCGCGCTCCCCGGCACGACGAATCCGCAAGCGCCGAGCCTCGGGATCGCGCGCGCGACGACGGTATCCGATGGGTCCGGCGGGAGAATTTCCATCTGACGCTCTTTTTTCTCGGCCCCGCCGTCGCGCCCGAACGTCTTGCCGCGGTCGCGGACGCGCTCGGCGCGATCGCCGAGACTACCGCGCCGTTCGAGATCGCGGCGCAGGGCGTGGGCGTCTTTCCGAACCCGTCGCGCCCACAGGTCATCTGGGTCGGTCTCGACGGAGACGGGCTGGTTGCGCTGGCGGCGCGGGTGGCGGCGGCGGTTAAGCGATGCGGCTTTAGCCCCGAGCGGCGCGCCTTCGCGCCCCATCTGACGATCGGCCGCATACGCTCGCCGCGGTCGGCAAGGCTGCTCCGGCGCTCGCTCGGCGAGGCCGCGAATCTGAGCTTCGGAGTGTCGCGGGTCGAACGGATGATACTCTACCGGAGCGAAACGGGGCCCGAGGGGTCAACCTACTACGAACTCGACGCCTTCGCGCTTGGCCAGCGCGAAGACGGACGATGA
- a CDS encoding metallophosphoesterase gives MKEQVDRRSFLRMAGTSIGIGVLYKFAPFLERRSEADEINSYFKRVNSEAPASFTFAQFSDTHVGFQGPPDPLGTRAFESAVALLNKSPQQPDFVLFTGDLTHDADDRDVHARRMRQFKKIAGGLKTRAIRTVPGENDAALDGGMLYREHFGETHYSFDHKGVHFIALDNVSQGSPKVGAEQMAWLKADLARFPRTVPIIVFTHRPLFDLKPEWEWFTRDGDAVMNALAKYENVTVLYGHIHRHDVHQRGNVRHYAARSLIFAFNDPATAESKTPLAFNKEDPFTELGIRLVDETGANDDAVKLEVKDVVLAKAEFSGLSGMQQMIKGNDSIDGSSSDDAD, from the coding sequence ATGAAAGAGCAAGTGGACCGCAGGTCGTTTCTCAGGATGGCGGGGACTTCGATCGGGATCGGCGTGCTTTACAAGTTTGCGCCGTTTCTGGAGCGCCGCTCTGAAGCGGACGAAATCAATTCTTATTTCAAACGAGTCAACAGCGAGGCGCCGGCGAGCTTCACCTTCGCGCAGTTCAGCGATACGCACGTTGGGTTCCAGGGACCGCCTGACCCGCTCGGCACCAGGGCCTTCGAGAGCGCAGTTGCCCTGCTCAACAAGTCCCCGCAACAACCGGACTTCGTGCTGTTCACCGGCGACCTGACTCACGACGCCGACGACCGTGACGTGCACGCCCGGCGCATGCGGCAGTTCAAAAAAATTGCGGGCGGCCTCAAGACACGCGCCATCCGCACGGTCCCCGGCGAAAACGACGCGGCGCTCGACGGCGGCATGCTCTACCGCGAGCACTTCGGCGAAACCCACTACTCGTTCGATCACAAGGGCGTCCATTTCATCGCGCTCGACAACGTGTCGCAGGGAAGTCCCAAGGTTGGCGCGGAGCAAATGGCTTGGCTCAAGGCTGACCTCGCGCGGTTTCCCAGGACCGTCCCCATCATCGTCTTCACGCACCGGCCGCTCTTCGATCTGAAGCCGGAATGGGAATGGTTCACGCGCGATGGTGACGCCGTGATGAATGCGCTCGCGAAGTACGAAAACGTGACCGTGCTGTACGGCCATATCCATCGCCACGACGTCCATCAGCGCGGGAACGTCAGGCACTACGCGGCGCGTTCGCTCATCTTCGCCTTCAACGACCCGGCGACAGCCGAGAGCAAGACGCCGCTCGCATTCAACAAGGAGGATCCGTTCACGGAGCTGGGAATCCGGCTCGTCGATGAAACGGGCGCCAACGACGACGCCGTGAAGCTTGAGGTTAAAGACGTCGTGCTCGCCAAAGCCGAGTTCTCGGGGCTGTCGGGCATGCAGCAGATGATCAAGGGCAACGACTCGATCGATGGGAGTTCATCAGATGACGCTGACTAG
- a CDS encoding sigma-70 family RNA polymerase sigma factor, which translates to MDREEAQKFKQSLLEWLNDAYNLARWLVRDDQDAQDAVQEAFVRAARFAGGFRGGDRRAWLLAIVRNVCYTLLSRNRTAADNVAFDEELHHGSADQAADPETMAFNRVDREVLIRALEALPVEFREAIVMREMEGLSYQEIAGAAGIPIGTVMSRLARARERLRLALSGKAGESGQSGRVRQIR; encoded by the coding sequence GTGGATCGCGAAGAGGCACAGAAGTTCAAGCAAAGCCTTCTCGAGTGGCTCAACGACGCCTACAACCTGGCGCGATGGCTCGTGCGCGACGACCAGGACGCGCAGGACGCGGTGCAGGAGGCGTTCGTGCGCGCGGCGCGCTTCGCCGGCGGCTTTCGCGGCGGCGACCGGCGCGCCTGGCTGCTCGCGATCGTGCGCAATGTCTGTTACACGCTGCTCTCCCGAAATCGCACCGCGGCCGACAACGTGGCCTTCGACGAGGAACTGCATCACGGCTCGGCCGATCAGGCCGCGGATCCCGAGACGATGGCGTTCAACCGGGTCGATCGAGAGGTGCTCATCCGCGCGCTCGAGGCGCTGCCGGTCGAGTTTCGCGAGGCGATCGTGATGCGCGAGATGGAAGGGCTGTCATACCAGGAAATCGCCGGCGCCGCCGGCATTCCGATCGGGACCGTGATGTCGCGGCTTGCGCGGGCGCGCGAACGCCTGCGTCTGGCGCTGAGCGGCAAAGCGGGCGAGTCGGGGCAATCCGGCCGCGTCCGGCAAATCAGGTGA
- a CDS encoding DUF3108 domain-containing protein — translation MTFFASIGFSRPKVIATIGGLIAIVTTIGGGEFCSAGPLRAMRAAQAYADVADPATGPRPLPHGVRVPSYSPGQIPFHPGQELVYQGSWIGIPAAGGKVLLRGDPGDPGLLSAEIWINTNRLTDKFYKMRDYLREDFTAGSLKPADMSIRQNEGRRHDTFNVTFDHRQHVVTLVKHGPRGTQIRKFLSYNPSGPVSGAMMALSQPLEAGDSMSFDAFSGTTRYIFELKVVRRERIGTPLGEFDAFRIVPSVTYLSDGKINDEVHDTTLWVSADARRLPLRVESAVFIGSVRIDLVKVIDPASPDPSASQEASR, via the coding sequence ATGACGTTCTTTGCAAGCATCGGTTTCAGCCGGCCCAAGGTAATCGCCACGATCGGCGGATTAATCGCCATCGTCACGACCATTGGCGGAGGCGAGTTCTGCTCCGCCGGCCCGCTTCGCGCGATGCGCGCGGCCCAAGCCTATGCCGACGTTGCCGATCCGGCGACGGGGCCGCGGCCGCTTCCTCACGGAGTGCGCGTACCGAGCTATTCACCCGGCCAGATCCCGTTTCATCCGGGCCAGGAACTGGTTTACCAGGGCTCGTGGATCGGTATTCCGGCGGCCGGCGGCAAGGTTCTGTTGCGTGGCGATCCGGGCGATCCCGGGCTGCTCAGCGCGGAAATCTGGATTAACACCAATCGCCTGACCGACAAGTTCTACAAGATGCGCGATTACCTGCGCGAGGATTTCACCGCCGGCTCGCTCAAGCCTGCCGATATGAGTATCCGTCAGAACGAGGGCCGCCGCCACGACACTTTCAACGTCACCTTCGACCATCGCCAGCACGTGGTCACGCTCGTCAAGCACGGCCCGCGTGGCACCCAGATCCGCAAGTTTCTCTCCTACAATCCTTCGGGGCCCGTGTCGGGGGCGATGATGGCGCTGTCGCAGCCGCTTGAGGCGGGCGACTCGATGAGCTTCGACGCCTTCAGTGGCACGACGCGCTACATTTTCGAGCTCAAGGTGGTGCGGCGCGAGCGAATCGGCACGCCGCTCGGCGAGTTCGACGCCTTCAGGATCGTGCCCTCGGTCACGTATCTCAGCGACGGCAAGATCAACGACGAGGTGCACGATACGACGCTTTGGGTGTCGGCCGACGCGCGCCGTTTGCCTCTGCGGGTCGAGTCGGCGGTCTTTATCGGCAGCGTCCGAATCGACCTGGTCAAGGTGATCGACCCCGCGAGCCCCGACCCAAGCGCCTCGCAAGAGGCCTCGCGATGA
- a CDS encoding DUF1501 domain-containing protein — protein MKSDRGEDRCAQGALATRMDRRAFLGRAAALGAAGVVILSPTAWAARALGGDSSRKRLVVVFMRGAVDGLSIVVPFGEPNYYDSRPTLAIARAGGDGAAINLDGFFGMHPALVSLEPQWRDGTLAFVHACGSPDPTRSHFDAQDYMESGTPGVKSTADGWMNRVLAVMPGKASPTEALSLGANVPRILSGRMPVANIALGRAAARPLPMDRPIVETAFDRMYAGSDPLSHAYKEGRSARTRLMSELEQDMAEANNGAPSPKGFSDDTGRLARLIARDPGIRLAFLALGGWDTHVNQGSSRGQLANHLQPLGEGLASFATALGRHYQDTVILVISEFGRTVRQNGNGGTDHGHGNVMWVMGGPVRGGKVYAAWPGLSTQRLYQERDLAVTTDFREPIATVLQEHMGLGEEQMAKVFPGRPRPGGNTANLIKV, from the coding sequence GTGAAAAGCGATCGCGGCGAAGATCGATGTGCGCAAGGCGCACTGGCGACCAGGATGGACCGGCGCGCCTTTCTTGGCCGCGCGGCGGCGCTCGGCGCAGCCGGCGTGGTGATACTCAGTCCGACCGCGTGGGCCGCGCGCGCACTCGGAGGCGATTCAAGCCGCAAGCGCCTGGTGGTTGTCTTCATGCGCGGCGCGGTGGACGGGCTCAGCATCGTGGTGCCGTTCGGCGAGCCGAATTATTACGATTCGCGTCCGACGCTCGCGATCGCGCGCGCCGGCGGCGACGGGGCGGCGATCAATCTAGACGGCTTCTTCGGGATGCATCCGGCGCTCGTATCGCTCGAACCGCAGTGGCGCGACGGCACGCTGGCCTTCGTTCACGCCTGCGGCTCGCCCGATCCTACGCGCTCGCACTTCGACGCCCAGGACTACATGGAAAGCGGCACACCGGGCGTGAAAAGCACCGCCGATGGATGGATGAACCGGGTGCTCGCGGTGATGCCGGGAAAGGCCTCGCCCACCGAGGCGTTGAGCCTCGGCGCCAACGTTCCACGAATCCTTTCGGGCCGGATGCCGGTCGCCAATATCGCGCTCGGACGCGCCGCGGCGCGGCCGCTGCCGATGGACCGGCCGATCGTCGAGACCGCTTTCGACCGGATGTACGCCGGCAGCGACCCGCTGAGCCATGCCTACAAGGAAGGGCGCAGCGCGCGCACCAGGCTGATGAGCGAGCTCGAACAGGACATGGCCGAAGCCAACAACGGCGCGCCGTCGCCCAAAGGATTCTCCGACGACACCGGGCGACTTGCGCGCCTCATCGCGCGCGACCCCGGTATCCGGCTTGCGTTTCTCGCGCTCGGCGGATGGGACACGCACGTCAACCAGGGGTCGTCGCGGGGCCAGCTTGCGAACCATCTGCAGCCGCTCGGCGAGGGCCTCGCGAGTTTCGCAACCGCGCTTGGGCGGCATTACCAGGACACGGTCATCCTGGTCATCTCCGAGTTCGGACGCACCGTGCGCCAAAATGGCAACGGCGGCACCGACCATGGCCATGGCAACGTGATGTGGGTGATGGGCGGTCCGGTGCGGGGAGGCAAGGTGTACGCCGCATGGCCCGGACTCTCGACGCAGCGGCTTTACCAGGAGCGCGACCTCGCAGTGACAACGGACTTTCGCGAGCCGATCGCGACCGTGCTGCAGGAGCACATGGGACTCGGCGAAGAGCAGATGGCAAAAGTTTTTCCCGGCCGGCCGCGCCCAGGCGGCAACACCGCGAACTTGATCAAGGTCTGA
- a CDS encoding DUF1800 domain-containing protein gives MLRVGDMPQEKRPLHALNRLGYGPRPGDIERVNQIGVQRYIREQLDPESIPVPPDLARRVDALEALHMNPVELFATYQLPMRQAKGDKDAQKDARRRAQVILQEAVAGRLMRAIYGPRQLQEVMTAFWFNHFNVFAGKGLCHLWIGAYEQEAIRPHTMGRFRALLGATAKHPAMLFYLDNWQNSAPGGAARRGKFEGINENYAREVMELHTLGVNGGYSQADVTALAHILTGWGLPKRGQAGMRMGAAGSGAPGPRAPGLGRMAGWRPWPQGRRMPLPGAVNDPYGFYFDPDRHDFSDQIFLGRSYSGSAGIATGEQALDVLALAPATSHHLSLQLAQYFVADNPPDTLVARMAARFEQSQGDIRATLETLFFSPEFWDERYYGAKFKTPYEYVLSAARVTGAPQITNYRPLFGTMMLLGMAPYAHETPDGYANTREAWLNPEAMMTRLSFATALGQGHLPLLAPPFDNTGSGGGTGAPIRVKFKTGGGAGAKTYEIPPEGGSPKDQNPARGRGPAMTPPDSAQLIASLGGNFSANTREALEAAPAQLRSALILGSPEFMVR, from the coding sequence ATGCTTAGAGTCGGCGACATGCCGCAGGAAAAGCGCCCCCTGCATGCGCTCAATCGGCTCGGCTACGGGCCACGTCCGGGCGACATCGAGCGAGTCAACCAAATCGGTGTCCAACGCTATATCCGCGAACAACTCGACCCGGAATCGATCCCGGTGCCGCCCGACCTCGCGCGCCGCGTCGACGCCCTCGAAGCCCTGCACATGAACCCGGTCGAACTGTTCGCGACCTATCAACTCCCCATGCGGCAGGCCAAGGGAGACAAGGACGCGCAAAAGGACGCGCGCCGGCGCGCGCAAGTGATTCTCCAGGAGGCGGTCGCCGGGCGGCTGATGCGCGCGATCTATGGACCGCGCCAGTTGCAGGAGGTGATGACCGCCTTCTGGTTCAACCATTTCAACGTTTTCGCCGGCAAAGGGCTCTGCCATCTGTGGATCGGCGCGTACGAGCAGGAGGCGATACGGCCGCACACGATGGGCCGCTTCCGTGCGCTGCTCGGCGCGACCGCGAAGCATCCCGCGATGCTCTTCTACCTCGATAACTGGCAGAACAGCGCGCCGGGCGGCGCGGCGCGGCGCGGCAAATTCGAGGGGATCAACGAAAACTACGCGCGCGAGGTGATGGAACTGCACACGCTCGGCGTCAACGGCGGTTACTCGCAGGCTGACGTCACCGCGCTCGCGCATATTCTTACCGGATGGGGCCTGCCCAAGCGGGGCCAGGCCGGGATGCGGATGGGCGCCGCCGGATCGGGCGCGCCGGGGCCACGCGCTCCGGGCCTGGGCAGGATGGCCGGATGGAGGCCGTGGCCGCAGGGCCGCCGGATGCCGCTGCCGGGCGCGGTAAACGACCCCTACGGCTTTTACTTCGACCCTGACCGCCACGACTTCAGTGATCAGATCTTTCTCGGCCGCTCCTACAGCGGCAGCGCGGGAATCGCTACGGGCGAGCAGGCGCTGGACGTTCTGGCGCTCGCTCCCGCTACGTCGCATCACCTGAGTCTTCAGCTCGCGCAATACTTCGTGGCGGATAATCCTCCCGATACGCTGGTCGCGCGGATGGCCGCGCGCTTCGAGCAGTCCCAGGGCGACATCCGCGCCACGCTCGAGACGCTCTTCTTCAGTCCCGAGTTCTGGGACGAGCGCTACTACGGCGCCAAGTTCAAGACGCCGTACGAATACGTTCTCTCGGCCGCGCGTGTAACCGGCGCGCCGCAGATCACCAACTACCGGCCGCTGTTCGGCACCATGATGCTACTCGGGATGGCGCCCTACGCGCACGAAACGCCCGACGGCTACGCGAACACGCGCGAGGCGTGGCTCAACCCGGAGGCAATGATGACGCGCCTCAGTTTCGCAACCGCGCTCGGCCAGGGCCATCTGCCGCTGCTCGCGCCTCCCTTCGACAACACGGGCAGCGGTGGTGGCACAGGCGCGCCGATTCGCGTGAAGTTCAAAACCGGAGGCGGCGCGGGCGCGAAAACCTACGAGATCCCGCCCGAAGGCGGATCGCCGAAAGACCAAAATCCCGCGCGCGGCAGGGGGCCGGCGATGACGCCGCCGGATTCGGCGCAACTCATCGCCTCGCTCGGCGGCAACTTCTCGGCCAACACGCGCGAGGCGCTCGAAGCCGCACCGGCGCAGCTGCGCTCCGCGCTTATCCTCGGCAGTCCGGAATTCATGGTGCGCTAG
- a CDS encoding HEAT repeat domain-containing protein produces MSKVGLIFSSGLLLALAMPPAPARAQFGSYAQPGGGGNLMGKMMQGAGQKGQDTKSPDQAETDAKKGMSDADPRVRAEALDKLRNINDPKAQQILIQGLDDQDIRVKIRAIDILGAQEAMLAVPLMTQQLFLRETQPVVKLHIVAALGRIGDSRGTLPIVGYLKEASDDAARGTAVFALGEIGDPHASDVLVQTVANDKNPMVRKLAQEALEKIDGELPTVHSEQQTAQSDSRLIPTDQRLNKLREADREMQKMGGGGD; encoded by the coding sequence TTGTCGAAAGTTGGGCTGATTTTTTCCTCAGGCCTGCTGTTGGCCCTGGCGATGCCTCCGGCCCCGGCGCGCGCGCAGTTCGGAAGCTACGCTCAGCCGGGCGGCGGCGGCAACCTCATGGGCAAAATGATGCAGGGCGCCGGCCAGAAGGGACAGGATACCAAATCTCCCGACCAGGCCGAGACCGACGCGAAGAAAGGGATGTCCGACGCCGATCCGCGCGTGCGCGCCGAGGCGCTCGACAAGCTGCGCAACATCAACGATCCGAAGGCGCAGCAAATTCTGATTCAGGGGCTCGACGATCAGGATATCCGGGTCAAGATTCGCGCGATCGATATCCTCGGCGCTCAGGAGGCTATGCTCGCAGTGCCCCTGATGACGCAGCAGTTGTTCCTGCGTGAAACCCAGCCCGTGGTGAAGCTCCATATCGTCGCCGCGCTCGGCAGGATCGGCGATTCGCGCGGCACCTTGCCGATCGTCGGCTACCTGAAAGAGGCCTCCGACGACGCGGCGCGCGGCACCGCAGTGTTCGCGCTGGGCGAGATCGGCGACCCGCATGCCTCCGATGTCCTGGTCCAGACTGTCGCCAACGACAAAAACCCGATGGTGCGCAAGCTGGCGCAGGAAGCGCTGGAGAAAATCGACGGCGAGCTGCCCACCGTGCACAGCGAGCAGCAAACCGCTCAGAGCGATTCCCGCCTGATTCCGACCGACCAGCGGCTCAACAAGCTGCGCGAGGCCGACCGCGAGATGCAGAAAATGGGCGGCGGCGGCGACTGA
- the recA gene encoding recombinase RecA, whose product MAQDIKTKALDLALSQIEKQFGKGSIMKLGEQTIESDLSVISTGSLGLDLALGVGGLPRGRVVEIYGPESSGKTTLALECIAEAQKRGGVCAFIDAEHALDAAYARKLGVVVEDLLISQPDNGEQALEIVETLVQSGAIDVLVIDSVAALVPRAEIEGEMGEPQMGLQARLMSQALRKLTSIISRSRTIVVFINQIRMKIGVMFGNPETTTGGNALKFYSSIRIDIRRIGTIKTATEVIGSRTKVKVVKNKVAPPFREAEFDILYGSGISKEGELVDLAVEHGIIEKLGAWYSYGGDRIGQGRENARDLLKANPTLADEIETKVRAKVALKVGPPPPPSAENGHAEAEAEAPAAAPAPSAPRRRG is encoded by the coding sequence ATGGCGCAGGATATCAAGACCAAGGCCCTGGATTTGGCGCTCAGCCAGATCGAAAAGCAATTCGGCAAAGGCTCGATCATGAAGCTCGGCGAGCAGACGATCGAGTCCGACCTCTCGGTGATTTCGACCGGCTCGCTCGGGCTCGACCTGGCGCTCGGCGTGGGCGGATTGCCGCGCGGGCGCGTGGTTGAAATCTACGGGCCGGAATCCTCGGGCAAGACCACGCTCGCCCTCGAGTGTATCGCGGAAGCGCAAAAACGCGGCGGCGTCTGCGCGTTCATCGACGCCGAGCACGCCCTCGACGCCGCTTACGCGCGCAAGCTCGGCGTGGTGGTCGAGGACCTGCTCATCTCGCAGCCCGACAACGGCGAGCAGGCGCTCGAAATAGTCGAGACCCTGGTGCAATCGGGCGCGATCGACGTTCTGGTGATCGACTCGGTGGCGGCGCTGGTGCCGCGGGCGGAAATCGAAGGCGAGATGGGCGAGCCGCAGATGGGCCTGCAGGCGCGGCTGATGTCGCAGGCGCTGCGCAAGCTGACCTCGATCATCTCGCGCTCGCGCACCATCGTGGTCTTCATCAACCAGATCCGGATGAAGATCGGCGTGATGTTCGGCAATCCCGAGACCACCACCGGCGGCAACGCGCTCAAGTTCTACAGCTCCATCCGCATCGACATCCGCCGCATCGGCACGATCAAGACCGCGACCGAAGTGATCGGCTCGCGCACCAAGGTCAAGGTGGTCAAGAATAAGGTCGCGCCGCCCTTCCGCGAGGCCGAGTTCGACATCCTCTACGGCTCGGGCATCTCCAAGGAGGGCGAGCTGGTGGACCTCGCGGTCGAGCACGGCATTATCGAGAAACTCGGGGCTTGGTATTCCTACGGCGGCGACCGGATCGGGCAGGGACGCGAGAACGCGCGCGACCTCTTAAAGGCCAATCCGACGCTGGCCGACGAAATCGAGACCAAGGTGCGTGCCAAGGTCGCGCTCAAGGTCGGTCCTCCACCGCCGCCCTCGGCGGAGAACGGTCACGCGGAGGCCGAAGCCGAAGCGCCGGCTGCCGCGCCCGCGCCGAGCGCCCCGCGCCGCCGGGGATGA